The following proteins come from a genomic window of Alicyclobacillus dauci:
- the aroF gene encoding 3-deoxy-7-phosphoheptulonate synthase — protein sequence MVIVLSSKVKEVTHVLDRIQEAGFTGYQAGPSTVVVPGNDEKLQEIVGALPQVERVVPIKSPYPLASREFHPENTVINVRGQIIGGSKPVIMAGPCSVESLDNIVEIAQAVKKAGGNVLRGGAFKPRSSPYSFQGHGEEGLKMMAIAREKTGLPIISEVMEPDKVALVAEYVDILQIGARNMQNYPLLRAAGKSGKPVMLKRGLSGTIEEWLMAAEYILAEGNPNVILCERGIRTYETATRNTLDLNAVPVVQHLSHLPIVVDPSHGVGKAQFVRPMARAGIAAGAAGVIVEIHPNPAKAWSDASQTLDFDEFNLMVDDVNRVASALHPELDSARALVHA from the coding sequence ATGGTTATTGTGCTCTCGTCGAAGGTAAAAGAGGTTACACACGTGTTGGATCGTATCCAGGAGGCTGGGTTTACAGGATATCAGGCCGGACCGTCCACCGTGGTCGTTCCTGGCAATGACGAAAAGTTACAGGAGATCGTTGGTGCGCTTCCCCAAGTGGAACGCGTCGTTCCCATTAAGAGTCCATATCCACTTGCAAGCCGCGAGTTCCATCCTGAAAATACCGTTATCAACGTTCGCGGGCAGATCATTGGCGGATCGAAACCGGTGATCATGGCTGGACCATGCAGCGTTGAATCGCTTGACAACATCGTCGAGATCGCCCAAGCGGTGAAAAAAGCTGGTGGAAATGTGCTTCGCGGTGGGGCCTTCAAGCCTCGTTCATCCCCGTACAGCTTCCAGGGACACGGCGAAGAAGGCTTGAAAATGATGGCCATCGCACGCGAAAAAACTGGACTGCCGATTATTTCGGAAGTCATGGAGCCCGACAAGGTTGCGCTCGTAGCGGAATATGTCGACATTCTCCAAATCGGCGCACGAAACATGCAGAACTACCCACTGTTACGTGCGGCAGGAAAATCCGGCAAGCCAGTCATGCTCAAACGAGGTCTTTCTGGCACCATCGAAGAGTGGTTAATGGCCGCTGAATACATCTTGGCCGAAGGAAATCCAAACGTCATTCTTTGCGAACGCGGCATTCGGACCTACGAAACGGCCACACGCAACACGTTGGATCTAAATGCTGTACCCGTTGTCCAACACCTCTCGCATTTGCCTATCGTCGTCGATCCAAGCCACGGCGTCGGCAAAGCGCAGTTTGTTCGCCCCATGGCACGCGCTGGCATCGCAGCTGGTGCAGCGGGCGTCATTGTGGAAATCCACCCGAATCCCGCAAAGGCGTGGTCGGATGCGTCGCAAACGCTGGACTTCGACGAGTTCAACCTGATGGTGGACGACGTGAACCGCGTTGCGAGCGCGCTGCACCCGGAATTGGACTCGGCACGGGCGTTGGTTCACGCGTAA
- a CDS encoding acyl-CoA dehydrogenase family protein translates to MTFDEWKSAVEAYVDGPARTWAKTIEESGTVPQAVWDDLNEHGFLRLAAPRDYGGHGLTFVEYLQLLEKFAHMHGSMRVIVHVMNSLWRSVDSKATQEQREKFVLPLIAGRHRITFTLTEPNSGSGADIKTTARREGDEYVVNGEKWMIIFSDIADYFLLFCRLEGSSGGEGTLALLVPRTTPGLDIELMPPAMGITGTGHGHLRLKECCVPVSHRLGEEGDGLDVAFRGFLDPSRTAIGMTCVGAAARSLELAAGHAMNRVTFGQPLSKRQTIQMWLAEMATDIEAARRLCLYAAELFDQGKVISTQAAMAKLFGTEMLQRVTDKALQIHGGAGYFKSSEMERIYRDARMQRFEEGTSEIQKMVIVRDVLKRAQRHERSES, encoded by the coding sequence ATGACCTTTGACGAATGGAAATCCGCGGTAGAGGCCTATGTCGACGGTCCCGCCCGAACATGGGCCAAGACCATCGAAGAATCCGGTACCGTACCACAGGCCGTTTGGGACGATCTCAACGAGCACGGCTTCCTCCGATTAGCAGCACCGCGCGATTACGGCGGTCATGGTTTGACGTTTGTAGAGTATCTGCAGTTGTTAGAGAAATTTGCTCACATGCACGGATCGATGCGGGTCATCGTCCATGTCATGAACAGCCTGTGGCGATCCGTTGACAGCAAAGCCACACAGGAGCAGCGCGAGAAATTTGTGCTGCCCCTCATCGCCGGCCGCCACCGCATCACATTCACGCTGACCGAACCGAATTCAGGGTCCGGTGCAGACATCAAGACGACGGCGCGCCGGGAGGGCGACGAATACGTCGTCAACGGCGAGAAGTGGATGATCATTTTCAGCGACATTGCTGACTACTTCCTTCTTTTCTGCCGATTGGAAGGCTCCAGTGGCGGCGAAGGGACACTCGCCCTGCTCGTGCCGCGCACCACACCGGGGCTCGACATTGAGCTCATGCCCCCGGCCATGGGTATCACCGGGACTGGCCACGGACACCTGCGATTGAAAGAATGTTGCGTTCCGGTCAGTCACCGCTTAGGTGAAGAAGGGGATGGCCTCGATGTCGCGTTCCGCGGCTTTCTCGATCCCAGTCGCACAGCGATTGGCATGACTTGCGTCGGTGCTGCGGCGAGATCGCTGGAATTGGCAGCCGGGCACGCCATGAACCGCGTCACATTCGGCCAACCGCTCTCGAAGCGGCAAACGATTCAAATGTGGTTAGCAGAAATGGCCACCGACATCGAAGCTGCTCGGCGGCTGTGTCTGTACGCTGCTGAACTGTTTGACCAAGGTAAGGTCATCTCGACTCAGGCGGCGATGGCCAAGTTGTTTGGAACTGAGATGCTACAACGTGTCACTGATAAGGCACTGCAAATACACGGTGGTGCCGGCTATTTCAAATCGTCAGAAATGGAACGAATCTATCGGGATGCTCGCATGCAGCGATTTGAAGAAGGCACCTCGGAAATACAGAAGATGGTGATTGTGCGTGACGTGCTAAAACGCGCACAACGACATGAAAGGAGCGAATCATGA